DNA from Brassica napus cultivar Da-Ae chromosome C4, Da-Ae, whole genome shotgun sequence:
GTGGAACTCAAGAAAGGAAATGACCGTGAAAGAGTGTTACATTTGGACTCAATTGAAGACAATGCTAGATACTGGCGAGGTGTTGATGTTCTTGTGTTCGATTCTGCTCACTGGTGGACACACTCTCAGAAACGGAATTCGTAAGTCATCAACAAAACTTGCTCAGCTTTGGTTTAGATGCaaatgattaaatatatataacattaaagtTTTGACAATAACAAAAGTTATTGATGCTTTTAGGTGGGACTATTATAAAGATGGGAACAAGCTTTACAAAGCTATGAACCCAATGGTTGCTTATGAGAGAGGACTAACCACATGGGCTGAATGGGTTGAGATTAATCTTGATCCATCCAAAACCAAAGTCATTTTCCGCACAAGCTCACCAAGGTCTACTTCTCTTTCCAATCTCATAACATTAAATACATGAAAGCAAAGTTTGATCATGTAAACACAAAAAACTGTATCTTTGGCAGAGAGAGTGGTCAAAAGTGCTATAACCAGAGACATCCATTGCCTTCTTCTAGCGAACCACACGTTCCTCAACAATCAAGAGTGTTGAAAAAGGTTCTTATGAAAATGAAATACAGAGTGTATTTGCATGACATCACAACAATGTCGGCGTACAGGAGAGACGGGCATCCATCGGTGTTTAAGAGAGCAATGGGCGAGGAGGAGAAGCATCATCGTTTCGCTGGACCTTTGCCAGATTGTAGTCACTGGTGCTTGCCTGGTGTCCCAGATATTTGGAATGAGATGCTTTCTTCAATTATCTTAACCAAAGCTGCATGAGTTATGTGTCTGAGTTACTTATATGGTGTTGTTACTTGTATGAGTTATGACTTAGTCAGTGTTTGGAAAGGGAAGTCAGTGGTTTACTATATATAACTAGTATACCCTTTTCAAACTAAGAACCTAATAATCAAAGACAAGTGATGATAACAAGTACTTGAACTTGGCATGTTGCAGCAGTAGATGataactaggtaataacccgccTTTTCCGTGGgatgaaattattaatttcgttatttttaagataaaaagacATTAGGTCGGTTTAATCttgatatcggttcggttttaggttagttttttttggttttaatctACTAAATACAACTACCATTCTGAAtcgatatttattttttttattcggttaaaataattgaggtttttggtttttcgaTGATAACCaaaatctattattatttatttggtttcatgttatattaattttagaCAGTCTTGATGTCGAACTAttggtttcatattataatttctaaatgtatgaaaaatcaaatcaaatctagAATTTGGTCGATGGTGAAAGGAAGcattaaaaaagaatattccAGCTTCTAAGAGAATTAGAATCCTCACTTGTGgtgaatatttagttatataggTGCTCACATCAATGTGTACATGTATGTAGAGTGAAgcaaaatatctataaattttgattcgatttgttatCATTTTCGATTCAAAcagaaaatccggatatccgtaactctacgaaCCAAAGAAAATACTAATATGCAATATCCATAGAAaacaaagcaaatcacaaatattaataattttataaacaaatatctgatttgattctttgtatgctatatatacatatatttaacgaattatatatatataagttatataaacaatatattttatataagttttacaatttttttctgaatttattaaattagttattagttttcaaaaattaattttttttattttgtaataaaattttattattttatattattttagattttttatttatttatttttacggatcaaatcggatatccggttaaaaatctaaattttttcgGATATCCGGGACACCATATATCCGGATGGCTACGAATCAAATCGAAAAAGATAATTAATTATTCGGACGAAACTGATCGGATCAACGAATACCTCCAAAACCCCGAATATCTGATTCGTGCCCACCTTTACATATATGTgtatgttaaatatatataaaggtgattgataaatatataaagatacaattaattaacattaaaatacattttttttcaaaataacaaatgaaagataaaattcttaaaataaaaattaagtaaaaataaaataagcctagacattagtgaattttttgtaaattttttttatgtagaaCCTTTGTATAGTTTGTAGAATCGtgcatttttgttttataatgaaaaatgtaaaatagtacgtagtgtgaacacatttatgtaGAGTTTAGATAAAAAGTTTTATGCACGTGACACATTAGCGTATTCATTTTCAAAACATTGTAACGATGCCACGTGGCAAACATAATGTTAAATGACAATGTTTTAAGGGATAATATTGtactagatgataacccgcgccttgagcgggatgagtttttttttaaaatgtattgtaatttattattctaaataatacatatttttttatcgataactttttttacatttgattagAGATGAGCATTCGGATACCATTCAGGTTCGGTTTGAGTTTATTCGGGTTTTATGTTTTTGGGGTTACATATTATAGCCTTATTcgtgtatttataaatttcgttttaggttcggttcggattcttGCGAGTTCAGTTCAGATTTGGATAAtccgtttaatttttttttttttaaattaatatttacatatactttaattttttcaaaatatgaaaataaaatactatataacaataaattttaataatgtatgagaaaaaacttaaacttaacataaaaattgttttagcttaaatatttggatagaaaatcaatagctattttaagtattttttttaatattgtttagctgttttagacatgtattttaagtatttgtatatatttccaAGTATTTTGAACAACTTAAAAACATctaatatattttggatatttatagaaattaaatataaaataattaatatatttaagtatataaatctaattcatatatattcaaatacctgaatttttttttgtttgtattggGTTTGGTTCCGattctctagataccaagattttgaatctttttgaatatctaaccaatttcGGTTCAGGTTTAGTAATACTTTCTTGGATcagataatttaatttttttattcgaATTTTTAACAAAGTTTTAACGAAAGTGATGGtggttcatatttattttaggtatgtaacaattttaaaactaaaacacaTTCTACTATGTTAAATGACAATTGTTCTAGACCCGTTTAGTTAAAACGATGGTCTGAAAGAACCAATCTACAAAaggaaaagttttaaaaattgtaagatTGACCGGCTTACAAAATAACCAAGTTCTATGCACGTGATA
Protein-coding regions in this window:
- the LOC106431369 gene encoding protein trichome birefringence-like 36 produces the protein MATLNTLVFFFFSLCLILSKKASSQLDELWLVGDDDDDPLRALQTRHERREEKCDYSVGKWSYDETYPLYDSNCPYLSSALSCQKNGRPDSYYQKWRWVPKSCSLSRFDALKFLGEMRQKRIMLVGDSIMRNQWESLVCLVQSVLPTHRKKLTYNGPTMSFHSLDFETSIEFCWAPLLVELKKGNDRERVLHLDSIEDNARYWRGVDVLVFDSAHWWTHSQKRNSWDYYKDGNKLYKAMNPMVAYERGLTTWAEWVEINLDPSKTKVIFRTSSPRESGQKCYNQRHPLPSSSEPHVPQQSRVLKKVLMKMKYRVYLHDITTMSAYRRDGHPSVFKRAMGEEEKHHRFAGPLPDCSHWCLPGVPDIWNEMLSSIILTKAA